The following are from one region of the Rosistilla carotiformis genome:
- a CDS encoding efflux RND transporter permease subunit, translated as MRIWARLTVGRPFLFLCIVLAVTVSCGMGLLRLRFDTSPNAVFSSNDRSSHQLSDLHEVFGPDDNDLLLMIEGDRLLDPQSIDRLRALRDQLQSLDDVAGVASVFDLRRGGAMLPVLPEAIPPGWDAEKIRHDLTSHPSAAGQLISDSGELMVFWVLLKGRDLTQSQIGSAIAPIDTVIEGFETDSGLRVWKAGHPAIRDGVLSSIQGSLFYGSAFAMIAGMTASLLLFRGLAPVGVCMLGPTLGSIWTFGLMGWCGVAVGGLTSSLPSLIFVIGLTDAIHLLLAANRRLAAGHTRRRAIYASLLRVGPACLLTSLTTMIGFGSLQLSRLDAVAEFGLWAGIGAAAALIADLCVLPLAIRFLPESHLHSRRGSSVPWMESMMAGVSRMPLRVPIRVSLLGIVAFFAMLPFAIDQKVDIRWTEAIPEADETNEALRLADAELGGALPVLIIIRWPETLSFPASEINVVAGRVSKAVKETTGFAPPASIYNTLAGFPGRSWEEKYQLIEGRRGAVDRIFNPDQRQMLVSTRVPNDGAIALEERLLRLDAKLEPIMATHPDFEIEVTGTVVAAAQNMRAVIGDLARSLSVASVLIFAVMSIQFRSLLIGLISFIPNMLPLLITAAGLSILGYPLQITSALTFSLCLGLAVDDTIHVITHFQQDRRPTRPVAESVRITMLRVGPALLLTTGILVAGFGSMLLNPMPAIKLFSALCCITMIAALIGDLILLPALLMVAFRKRAPLRWPRRAMVPTR; from the coding sequence ATGCGAATCTGGGCGCGATTGACGGTAGGCCGACCGTTCTTATTCTTATGCATCGTGCTGGCGGTGACCGTCAGCTGTGGCATGGGCCTGCTGCGACTTCGCTTCGATACCTCTCCCAACGCGGTCTTCTCGTCCAACGACCGCTCTAGTCATCAGCTGAGCGATCTGCACGAGGTCTTCGGCCCCGATGACAACGATCTGTTGTTGATGATCGAAGGGGATCGTCTTTTAGACCCGCAATCGATCGATCGCTTGCGAGCTCTCCGCGACCAATTGCAATCGCTCGACGATGTCGCTGGCGTCGCAAGCGTCTTCGATTTGCGCCGCGGCGGGGCGATGTTGCCCGTGCTGCCCGAAGCGATTCCGCCGGGCTGGGATGCGGAAAAGATCCGCCACGACCTGACATCGCATCCATCGGCCGCGGGGCAATTGATCAGCGACAGCGGCGAACTGATGGTCTTTTGGGTGCTGTTAAAAGGACGCGATCTCACCCAATCGCAGATCGGATCGGCGATCGCGCCGATCGACACCGTGATCGAAGGCTTTGAAACCGACAGCGGTCTGCGCGTTTGGAAAGCGGGCCATCCGGCGATTCGCGACGGCGTGTTGTCTTCGATCCAAGGGTCACTGTTCTACGGATCGGCGTTCGCCATGATCGCCGGCATGACCGCGTCGCTGCTGCTGTTCCGCGGCCTGGCGCCGGTTGGCGTCTGCATGTTGGGGCCGACGCTCGGTTCGATCTGGACGTTTGGATTGATGGGCTGGTGCGGAGTGGCTGTCGGCGGGCTGACCAGTTCGCTGCCGTCGCTGATCTTCGTGATCGGCCTGACCGATGCGATCCATCTGCTGTTGGCAGCGAATCGTCGCTTGGCCGCCGGGCACACGCGGCGCCGCGCGATCTATGCGTCGTTACTGCGTGTCGGCCCGGCGTGTCTATTGACTTCGTTGACGACGATGATCGGCTTCGGTTCGCTGCAATTGTCGCGGTTGGATGCGGTCGCGGAGTTTGGTTTGTGGGCCGGGATCGGTGCGGCGGCGGCGTTGATCGCCGACCTGTGCGTGCTGCCGCTGGCGATTCGTTTCCTTCCCGAATCGCATCTGCACAGCCGCCGCGGCAGCAGCGTCCCGTGGATGGAATCGATGATGGCGGGAGTTTCGCGGATGCCGCTGCGGGTTCCGATTCGCGTTTCGCTGCTGGGAATCGTTGCCTTTTTTGCGATGTTGCCTTTTGCGATCGATCAGAAAGTCGATATCCGCTGGACCGAAGCGATCCCCGAGGCGGATGAGACGAACGAGGCGCTGCGGCTTGCCGACGCGGAGCTTGGCGGCGCGCTGCCGGTGCTGATTATCATCCGCTGGCCCGAGACGTTGTCGTTCCCGGCGTCGGAGATCAACGTCGTTGCCGGGCGGGTCTCCAAAGCGGTCAAAGAGACAACAGGCTTCGCTCCGCCAGCATCGATCTACAACACGTTGGCCGGATTCCCAGGGCGTTCGTGGGAGGAGAAGTATCAATTGATCGAAGGTCGCCGCGGCGCTGTCGATCGGATCTTCAACCCCGATCAGCGGCAGATGCTAGTCAGCACGCGGGTGCCCAACGATGGAGCGATCGCGTTGGAGGAGCGTCTGTTGCGGTTGGATGCCAAGCTGGAGCCGATCATGGCGACGCATCCCGATTTCGAAATCGAAGTCACCGGCACCGTCGTTGCCGCGGCGCAGAACATGCGAGCGGTGATCGGCGATTTGGCTCGCAGTCTATCGGTGGCTAGCGTCTTGATCTTCGCGGTGATGTCGATCCAGTTTCGATCGCTGTTGATCGGCTTGATCAGCTTCATCCCCAACATGTTGCCGCTGTTGATCACCGCCGCCGGATTATCGATCTTGGGCTATCCGCTGCAGATCACTTCGGCGCTGACCTTTTCGCTGTGCCTTGGCCTGGCGGTCGACGACACGATCCATGTGATCACGCACTTTCAACAGGATCGAAGACCGACACGCCCGGTCGCCGAATCGGTTCGCATCACGATGCTCCGCGTCGGGCCAGCGCTGCTGCTGACGACTGGGATCTTGGTCGCTGGATTTGGATCGATGCTGTTGAATCCCATGCCCGCGATCAAGTTGTTCTCAGCGCTCTGTTGCATCACGATGATCGCCGCGTTGATCGGCGATCTGATTCTGTTGCCTGCGCTGCTGATGGTTGCATTTCGCAAACGGGCTCCGCTTCGCTGGCCTCGCCGCGCGATGGTGCCAACGCGTTAG
- a CDS encoding 6-phosphogluconolactonase, with protein sequence MLVSSSSSTAPDHSRFVDGTAVTTLAFDRSGDLAAYAAAAIAESIHSHNQAGKQTVLGLVTGSTPTGTYRELIRLHREQKLDFSNVKIYLLGEYIGLNPESPQSHLTSIRHYLTDHVNIPAENVLVPDTTVSVDRIESVCNAYEQAIQDDGGLDIVVCGIGRNGHVVFNEPFSIRNSHTRMCTLDPVTRRAAASDFFGEEYVPTHAVTAGLETILNARKILCLALGEHKAGLVREAFEGGITDRVPASFLQEHPNLELLLDQPAAGMLTGIATPWLLGNMSWDEPMIKRAVLWLSEVAGKALLKLDDNDFRVNDLHQLLRHYGPAERLAHRVFRMMMDTIDYHPAGRDDQVCLCFSPHPDDDVISMGGTLIRLVEDGHQTHVAYMTSGNIAVFDHDALRVADLVTEYNRLFNIDLDRSAEVEKQVRRGLDSKRPGQPDCEEIQRIKGLIRWSEARAAAVKAGCKEENLHFLDLPFYRTGTVTKNPVGEEDVQIIYDLLLKVKPHVVFVAGDLADPHGTHRVCAEAIFLALGRLKEKNQPVPEVLLYRGAWQEYALHEIEIAVPLSPDDLELKRKAIFMHESQKDEALFPGSDPREFWQRAEDRNRGTADAYNQCGLPEYYALEAFTRWNGEPI encoded by the coding sequence TTGCTCGTATCCAGCTCCAGTTCTACCGCTCCCGACCACAGCCGCTTTGTCGACGGAACTGCCGTCACCACGCTCGCCTTTGATCGCAGTGGCGATCTCGCCGCGTACGCCGCCGCAGCGATCGCTGAATCGATTCATTCGCACAATCAAGCTGGCAAGCAGACCGTCTTGGGATTGGTGACCGGTTCGACCCCCACTGGCACGTACCGCGAATTGATCCGGCTGCATCGCGAGCAAAAGCTCGACTTCTCCAACGTTAAGATCTATCTGTTGGGCGAATACATCGGGCTGAATCCCGAGAGTCCGCAGAGCCATCTGACTTCGATTCGCCATTATCTGACCGACCACGTCAACATCCCCGCGGAAAACGTGTTGGTCCCCGACACCACCGTCAGCGTCGACCGGATCGAATCGGTCTGCAACGCTTACGAACAAGCGATTCAGGACGACGGCGGATTGGACATCGTCGTCTGTGGCATCGGTCGCAACGGGCACGTCGTATTCAACGAGCCTTTCAGCATCCGCAACAGCCATACGCGGATGTGTACGCTCGATCCAGTCACCCGCCGAGCCGCTGCGAGCGACTTCTTCGGCGAGGAATACGTTCCAACCCATGCCGTCACCGCCGGCTTGGAAACGATCCTCAACGCGCGCAAGATCCTTTGCCTGGCGTTGGGGGAACACAAAGCCGGTCTGGTTCGCGAAGCGTTTGAAGGGGGAATCACCGATCGCGTTCCCGCCAGCTTCCTGCAAGAACATCCCAACCTCGAACTGTTGCTGGACCAACCCGCCGCGGGGATGCTGACCGGCATCGCGACCCCATGGTTGTTGGGCAACATGTCGTGGGACGAACCGATGATCAAGCGGGCGGTCCTGTGGCTCAGCGAAGTCGCCGGCAAGGCGCTGCTGAAACTGGACGACAACGATTTCCGCGTCAACGACCTGCACCAATTGCTGCGTCACTACGGCCCCGCCGAACGATTGGCTCATCGCGTCTTCCGGATGATGATGGACACGATCGATTACCATCCGGCCGGTCGCGATGATCAGGTCTGCTTGTGCTTCAGTCCCCATCCGGACGACGACGTGATCAGCATGGGCGGCACTTTGATCCGCTTGGTCGAAGACGGTCATCAGACGCATGTCGCTTATATGACCAGCGGCAACATCGCCGTCTTCGATCACGACGCGCTCCGCGTTGCCGATCTGGTGACCGAATACAACCGCCTGTTCAACATCGATCTAGATCGGTCGGCGGAAGTTGAAAAACAGGTTCGCCGCGGTCTCGATTCGAAGCGACCGGGACAGCCCGATTGCGAAGAGATCCAACGAATCAAAGGCCTGATCCGCTGGAGCGAAGCTCGCGCGGCAGCCGTCAAAGCGGGCTGCAAAGAGGAGAACCTGCACTTCTTGGATCTCCCGTTCTACCGCACCGGAACGGTCACCAAAAATCCGGTCGGCGAAGAGGATGTGCAGATCATTTACGATCTGTTGCTGAAAGTGAAACCACACGTCGTCTTTGTCGCTGGCGATCTGGCCGACCCTCACGGCACGCACCGCGTCTGCGCCGAAGCGATCTTCCTGGCGCTGGGACGATTGAAGGAAAAGAATCAACCGGTTCCCGAGGTGCTGCTGTACCGCGGGGCGTGGCAGGAATACGCGTTGCACGAGATCGAGATCGCGGTGCCGTTGAGTCCCGACGATTTGGAGCTGAAACGCAAAGCGATCTTCATGCACGAGAGCCAGAAGGACGAAGCCCTGTTCCCCGGCAGCGATCCACGCGAATTTTGGCAACGTGCCGAGGACCGCAACCGCGGCACCGCCGACGCGTACAACCAATGTGGGTTGCCAGAATATTACGCGTTGGAAGCCTTCACGCGCTGGAACGGCGAACCGATCTAA